In Robbsia sp. KACC 23696, a single window of DNA contains:
- a CDS encoding amidase, producing MKLSEYTAYDAVGLAELVQKGDVTAAELSEVARKAASRVNPRINAVIEDWSIEESGHVDRTANGPLAGVPFLIKDLAVSMAGKRCELGSRLAEGVIAANDSWLMARFRDAGLVTLGRTTTPEMAFSTTTESLLHGATCNPWDPTLSAGGSSGGSAAAVASGIVPLAHATDAAGSIRIPAAYNGLFGLKPTRGRSSNGPALDEVFAGFGVQLGLSRSVRDSAALLDAIQGHATGDPYITPAPARSFLSEVERDPRKLKIGVMVDPWNGERTDADIAASTLATAKHLEALGHDVFEVTPALGVSWESLVSGNAVIWCGTLVGWIEGLATFTGRPMDDTTLEPATLACLRYGKQTSAAAFADALAMRNVLTRSVGAWFEEFDVLLTPTLPSRPDRIGRYAAGAESMDGREWTDRVFRHSPFTPIFNVAGVPAMSVPLGQEPLTGLPVGMQFASGFAREDVLFQLAGQLERSHPWRQRRPLAWAGDRE from the coding sequence ATGAAACTCAGCGAATACACCGCTTACGACGCAGTCGGCCTGGCAGAACTCGTGCAAAAAGGCGATGTCACGGCGGCCGAATTGAGCGAGGTCGCGCGAAAGGCCGCCTCGCGCGTCAATCCACGCATCAATGCGGTGATCGAGGATTGGTCGATCGAAGAAAGCGGACACGTCGACCGGACGGCGAACGGGCCTTTGGCAGGGGTACCTTTTCTCATAAAAGACTTGGCCGTATCGATGGCAGGCAAGCGCTGCGAATTAGGGAGTCGGCTTGCCGAAGGGGTAATCGCCGCCAATGACTCCTGGCTCATGGCGCGTTTTCGAGATGCCGGCCTCGTCACGCTCGGTCGCACGACCACACCGGAAATGGCTTTCAGTACCACCACGGAATCACTATTGCACGGCGCAACGTGTAACCCTTGGGATCCGACGCTGAGCGCCGGTGGGTCGAGCGGCGGGTCGGCGGCCGCGGTTGCTTCGGGTATCGTACCGCTGGCGCATGCGACGGATGCAGCGGGGTCCATTCGGATACCCGCCGCTTACAACGGACTCTTTGGCCTTAAGCCCACGCGCGGGAGAAGCTCCAACGGCCCCGCCTTGGATGAGGTTTTTGCCGGTTTCGGCGTTCAGCTTGGACTCAGTCGCTCGGTTCGGGACAGCGCCGCCTTGCTGGATGCAATACAAGGACATGCAACCGGCGATCCTTACATTACGCCGGCGCCCGCTCGCAGTTTTCTGTCGGAGGTCGAGCGGGACCCGCGAAAATTGAAGATAGGCGTTATGGTCGATCCCTGGAACGGCGAACGCACCGATGCCGACATCGCCGCCTCGACCCTCGCGACAGCGAAGCATCTGGAAGCGCTAGGCCACGATGTGTTCGAGGTCACGCCGGCACTCGGCGTTTCGTGGGAATCCCTGGTCAGCGGAAACGCCGTGATTTGGTGCGGGACACTCGTGGGTTGGATCGAAGGGCTTGCAACATTCACCGGGCGTCCAATGGACGATACGACCCTCGAACCCGCCACCCTAGCCTGCCTTCGCTATGGGAAGCAGACGAGCGCTGCGGCGTTTGCCGACGCCCTCGCAATGCGGAACGTCTTGACGCGCTCCGTGGGCGCCTGGTTCGAAGAATTCGACGTCCTGCTGACGCCAACGCTACCGAGCAGGCCGGATCGCATCGGGCGCTATGCGGCAGGCGCGGAATCAATGGACGGGCGGGAATGGACAGATCGTGTGTTTCGCCATTCCCCGTTCACACCCATTTTCAATGTGGCGGGGGTTCCCGCCATGTCGGTGCCGCTTGGACAAGAACCGCTGACCGGCTTACCTGTCGGCATGCAATTCGCGAGCGGCTTTGCCCGCGAGGATGTCCTGTTCCAGCTCGCGGGACAGCTCGAGCGATCTCACCCGTGGCGGCAGCGACGCCCGCTCGCGTGGGCCGGCGACCGCGAATAA
- a CDS encoding LysR substrate-binding domain-containing protein, translating to MTRDLNDTLAFVRVVEAGSFTAAASALQIPKTTISRRVQALERHLGAQLLHRTTRKLRLTEAGSAYFEQCAPIVRQLAAGETAVHRIHGKPRGWLRVTLPYSFGVAWIAPLIAGFRTRYPDVRLELLASHVPIDMYAEDMDVALRLGVLPDSTMIARRLGSFATGVYASPRYLTLHGKPETPMALKDYAALALHQARSESGYSWPMQQRGRKAKHYAIDPFIVASDPAFLLDAARAGQGLILGMDEGMAHDIDAGRLCRVLPARVGPPQELNAVFPGERLPSPKVRAFIDYLKERLTF from the coding sequence ATGACGAGAGATTTGAACGACACGCTGGCCTTCGTCCGTGTCGTTGAAGCGGGTAGCTTTACCGCCGCAGCGTCGGCGCTGCAAATCCCGAAGACGACGATCAGCCGACGCGTTCAGGCGTTGGAGCGTCACCTTGGTGCGCAACTTCTCCACAGAACGACTAGGAAGCTCCGGCTGACGGAGGCCGGGTCTGCGTACTTCGAACAATGCGCGCCGATTGTGCGACAGCTCGCGGCAGGCGAGACCGCGGTGCATCGGATTCACGGCAAGCCGCGGGGCTGGCTTCGCGTGACCCTTCCGTATTCATTCGGCGTCGCGTGGATTGCGCCGTTGATCGCGGGTTTTCGGACGCGCTATCCGGACGTCAGGCTGGAGCTTCTCGCATCCCATGTTCCGATCGATATGTATGCGGAAGACATGGACGTTGCATTGCGGCTTGGCGTGTTGCCCGATTCGACGATGATCGCGAGGCGCCTCGGCAGCTTCGCGACGGGCGTGTATGCCAGTCCTCGGTATCTCACATTGCACGGAAAGCCGGAGACGCCGATGGCATTGAAGGACTATGCCGCACTGGCGCTGCATCAGGCGCGAAGCGAATCGGGTTATAGCTGGCCGATGCAACAGCGTGGGCGCAAGGCCAAGCACTACGCGATCGATCCTTTTATCGTGGCAAGCGATCCTGCCTTTCTGCTCGACGCGGCGCGCGCGGGCCAGGGACTGATCTTGGGGATGGACGAGGGCATGGCCCATGATATCGACGCCGGACGTTTGTGCCGGGTTCTGCCTGCACGGGTAGGACCGCCGCAAGAGCTGAATGCCGTATTCCCAGGGGAGCGATTACCGTCGCCAAAGGTTCGTGCGTTTATCGACTATCTGAAGGAGCGGCTGACGTTTTAG
- a CDS encoding zinc-binding dehydrogenase, with product MASVGIEAIQLAAATRPFGRILLIGSASQKPMRPDLWPAMTNNISLLGVSLRASFTAPNTQKDVEALLGQVARGELEVVLDRRFRLEEAAAAHRYIEENAVLGRVILEP from the coding sequence GTGGCCAGTGTCGGCATCGAGGCGATCCAACTCGCCGCTGCCACGCGGCCGTTTGGTCGGATATTGCTTATCGGCAGCGCCAGCCAAAAACCGATGCGGCCCGACCTCTGGCCCGCGATGACGAACAATATCTCGCTGCTGGGCGTAAGCCTGCGTGCGAGCTTCACTGCACCGAACACCCAGAAAGACGTCGAGGCACTCCTCGGGCAAGTAGCGCGAGGCGAGTTGGAAGTGGTTCTCGACCGCAGGTTTCGGCTCGAGGAAGCCGCAGCGGCACATCGCTATATCGAGGAAAACGCGGTGCTGGGCCGGGTGATCCTGGAACCCTGA
- a CDS encoding helix-turn-helix domain-containing protein: MPPPGQIAFPLPVIFHRSRIRGSRSLLNYLLHWRMQIACTLLEKTRRNVAEVAHEVRYESESAFSAAFNKVLGIRPGQYHRSLSDINA; the protein is encoded by the coding sequence ATGCCACCGCCCGGACAGATCGCGTTTCCCTTGCCAGTCATCTTTCATCGCTCCAGGATAAGGGGCTCAAGATCGCTTTTGAATTACCTCTTGCACTGGCGCATGCAGATCGCATGCACGCTGCTCGAGAAAACGCGACGCAACGTTGCCGAAGTCGCGCACGAGGTCCGTTACGAATCCGAAAGCGCTTTCAGTGCCGCCTTCAATAAAGTGCTGGGGATTCGGCCGGGCCAATATCACCGAAGTCTTTCGGACATCAACGCCTGA
- a CDS encoding LysR substrate-binding domain-containing protein codes for MPRISNHNATMYRNLDLQLIRTFSVVAHHGSMTVAANVLSQTQGAVSQQIKRLEAILDCALFIRGQRSLRLTASGDRLQGHARRLIELNDAVWHDMAQSTAAGKVRLGVPYDLVGTCIAPVLRSYGTLHPMVEIGLTCAASPDLLIALRNGEIDLAIVEEPVGPSAGECLSVQRLVWVGAKEGNAHLKQPLPISIVSDTCAFRPALLDALAVHGRDWRAVFENGNLEATTATVSADLTVGAWLAGTVPADLHILSASDGLPPLPSYAINLYLPSHALPVAVQRFAKHMRDTLTRAWPSTIAR; via the coding sequence ATGCCTCGCATTAGCAATCATAATGCGACGATGTACCGAAACCTCGACCTTCAACTAATCCGAACGTTCTCCGTCGTTGCGCACCATGGCAGCATGACGGTAGCCGCCAATGTGTTGTCGCAGACGCAGGGAGCGGTCAGCCAACAGATCAAGCGTCTGGAAGCAATTCTGGACTGTGCGTTGTTTATCCGCGGCCAGCGCAGTCTGCGGCTCACCGCATCCGGCGATAGGCTGCAGGGGCACGCACGCCGTCTGATCGAGCTGAACGATGCGGTATGGCATGACATGGCCCAATCCACCGCTGCGGGCAAGGTCCGGCTGGGCGTACCCTATGATCTGGTGGGAACCTGCATCGCCCCCGTCTTGCGCAGCTATGGCACGCTCCACCCAATGGTGGAAATCGGCTTGACCTGTGCGGCGTCACCCGATCTCTTGATCGCGTTACGCAATGGCGAGATCGACCTTGCGATCGTCGAAGAGCCGGTCGGCCCCTCGGCGGGGGAGTGTCTCAGCGTCCAGCGTCTGGTGTGGGTGGGCGCCAAGGAGGGCAATGCGCATCTGAAGCAGCCCCTGCCGATATCGATCGTGTCGGACACCTGTGCCTTCCGTCCAGCGCTCCTCGACGCGTTGGCCGTGCATGGACGCGACTGGCGCGCCGTTTTCGAGAACGGCAATCTAGAAGCCACGACGGCAACGGTCAGCGCCGACCTCACCGTCGGCGCCTGGCTGGCCGGCACGGTGCCGGCCGATCTTCACATCCTGTCGGCAAGCGACGGCCTGCCGCCGCTTCCCTCCTATGCCATCAACCTGTACCTCCCGTCTCATGCACTGCCTGTCGCGGTACAGCGCTTCGCGAAACACATGCGGGATACCTTGACGCGCGCCTGGCCGTCGACGATCGCACGCTGA
- a CDS encoding LysE family translocator — translation MGLASFLPLGLFVISATITPGGATTMATASGAHFGFRKSLPVLSGIAVGLASMAAAAGCGLAALLLAAPTLQLVMKAMGSLYLLWLAWKMGRAGAPKSAGTGSKPLTFIGGVWMLWHNPKGWAVTVGAAASFGSIVAGPVHLALVLALAFGIASSLSLGLWCAAGQVLARLLRSEIQWRAVNVLLACLLVASIIPMWLK, via the coding sequence ATGGGCTTGGCTTCTTTCTTACCGCTCGGATTATTCGTCATTTCCGCGACGATCACGCCGGGCGGCGCGACCACGATGGCGACGGCGTCTGGCGCGCACTTCGGCTTCCGGAAATCCCTCCCCGTGTTGAGCGGTATCGCCGTGGGCTTGGCGTCGATGGCCGCGGCGGCCGGGTGCGGGCTGGCGGCGTTATTGCTGGCGGCTCCCACGTTGCAGCTCGTGATGAAAGCGATGGGATCGCTGTATCTTCTCTGGCTCGCCTGGAAGATGGGGCGTGCCGGTGCGCCGAAATCCGCGGGTACGGGAAGCAAGCCCCTGACATTTATCGGCGGTGTGTGGATGCTGTGGCATAACCCGAAAGGATGGGCTGTGACGGTGGGCGCTGCGGCGTCGTTCGGTTCCATCGTCGCTGGGCCGGTGCATTTGGCGCTTGTTCTTGCGCTGGCGTTTGGCATCGCATCGTCGCTTTCATTGGGGCTGTGGTGCGCAGCCGGCCAAGTGCTGGCGCGATTGCTACGCAGCGAGATCCAATGGCGCGCTGTGAATGTCTTGCTGGCGTGCTTGCTGGTGGCGTCGATTATTCCGATGTGGTTGAAGTAG
- a CDS encoding SDR family oxidoreductase — protein MNKPLEGKIALITGASRGIGAAIAQRLSNDGAEVVLHFGNSQAEVEKLASTLQSAGGTVHLLQADLSAADGARQLVARLNALALPRIDILVNNAGIAVFGDLAQTPADAFEKLVSVNMRSLFFITQGVVPLMPNGGRLINISTAATRVTFPGITAYAASKGFVDALTLQVAAELGPKGITVNAVAPGAIDTSMSGWIHEPGGKEMLAQVQALPGIGQAAHVAGVVAFLAGPDGAWTTGQIIDASGGTKL, from the coding sequence ATGAACAAGCCTCTCGAAGGAAAGATCGCTTTGATTACTGGCGCCTCGCGTGGCATTGGCGCCGCGATCGCGCAACGGCTGTCGAACGATGGCGCCGAAGTGGTGCTGCACTTTGGCAACAGCCAGGCAGAGGTCGAGAAACTGGCTTCGACGTTACAAAGCGCTGGCGGGACAGTGCATTTGTTGCAAGCCGATCTCTCCGCAGCCGATGGTGCCAGACAACTTGTCGCGCGTCTGAATGCATTGGCACTGCCGCGCATCGACATTCTGGTCAACAACGCCGGCATCGCGGTGTTTGGCGATCTGGCGCAGACACCTGCCGATGCTTTCGAAAAGCTCGTCAGCGTCAATATGCGCAGTTTGTTTTTCATCACGCAAGGCGTGGTGCCGCTGATGCCCAATGGCGGACGCCTCATCAATATCAGCACGGCGGCGACGCGCGTGACGTTTCCGGGAATCACCGCTTACGCCGCCAGTAAGGGCTTTGTCGATGCGCTGACGCTGCAAGTCGCGGCGGAGCTGGGACCGAAAGGCATCACCGTCAACGCCGTGGCCCCGGGTGCGATCGATACCAGCATGAGCGGCTGGATTCACGAGCCGGGCGGGAAAGAGATGTTGGCACAGGTGCAAGCATTGCCGGGCATTGGCCAAGCAGCACACGTCGCGGGTGTCGTGGCGTTTCTGGCGGGGCCTGACGGCGCATGGACAACGGGGCAGATTATCGATGCGAGCGGCGGGACGAAGTTGTAA
- a CDS encoding TetR/AcrR family transcriptional regulator, with amino-acid sequence MARERSFSEPEVLNRLTDVFNTHGYAGTSLALLQEATGLGKQSLYNTFGDKQTMYLQAIACAVHRGDHVIAAMRDAADGRAALRVFFDAMVESCASNNPVHQNCIVTSGLLEGVDEAPLASALTSRWHATYGLLHAAVERGQADGSIVNATPSAELAEWLVALISGLRVAARAGRSRTQMDRLVALTFGLLDMP; translated from the coding sequence ATGGCACGAGAACGCTCCTTTTCCGAACCCGAGGTGTTGAACCGTCTGACCGACGTTTTCAACACGCATGGCTATGCCGGCACCAGTTTGGCGCTGTTGCAGGAGGCCACCGGGCTCGGCAAGCAAAGTCTGTACAACACGTTTGGCGACAAGCAGACGATGTATTTGCAGGCGATCGCGTGCGCGGTGCACCGCGGCGATCACGTCATCGCCGCCATGCGAGATGCGGCGGATGGACGAGCCGCCCTGCGCGTTTTCTTCGACGCCATGGTCGAAAGCTGCGCCAGCAACAACCCGGTGCATCAGAATTGCATCGTGACCAGCGGGTTGCTGGAGGGCGTCGACGAGGCGCCGTTGGCATCGGCATTGACAAGCCGGTGGCACGCCACCTACGGGCTCCTGCACGCGGCAGTCGAACGCGGGCAGGCCGATGGTTCGATCGTCAACGCGACGCCTTCGGCCGAACTGGCGGAATGGCTGGTTGCATTGATCAGCGGGCTGCGCGTGGCGGCCCGTGCTGGAAGGAGCCGCACGCAAATGGATCGCTTGGTCGCGCTGACCTTCGGACTTCTCGATATGCCTTGA
- a CDS encoding AraC family transcriptional regulator, which produces MTHPLKALRVDGCTLTLWSKAGYEVQDVSDEDVVGFAFEAQSGVDAIGSDKKRAFSRPANTLSWIPRECPVYSCSKEGGEYLVIRNLAGASLAYPRAAERPLNAIVDVDAVKAAYLLRRMVISGQGGDALVTALDTLGATLHHHCHDVTPTTPWISDRRLAATDRFIDRHLHESLTIDRLASELALSVGFLVRAFRQSLGMTPHRYIMERRLAHARRLLTGNTPIATVAFECGFTDQAHLTRIMRQTIGVTPSRYRQTCGKRGSSGSPPI; this is translated from the coding sequence ATGACACACCCGCTGAAGGCGTTGCGCGTGGATGGCTGTACCTTGACGCTATGGTCCAAAGCCGGCTATGAGGTGCAGGACGTCAGTGATGAAGACGTCGTCGGCTTTGCGTTCGAGGCGCAAAGCGGTGTCGATGCGATCGGTAGCGATAAGAAGCGTGCTTTCAGCCGCCCGGCCAATACCCTTTCCTGGATTCCCCGCGAGTGTCCGGTCTACTCCTGCTCGAAAGAAGGCGGCGAGTATTTGGTCATTCGCAATCTCGCTGGCGCATCCCTGGCCTATCCGCGCGCTGCCGAAAGACCCTTGAACGCGATCGTGGATGTCGATGCCGTAAAAGCAGCGTATCTCCTTCGACGCATGGTGATAAGCGGCCAAGGCGGAGATGCGCTCGTCACGGCGTTGGATACGTTGGGCGCGACGCTCCATCACCATTGTCACGACGTGACACCGACGACGCCGTGGATTAGCGACCGGCGCCTGGCCGCGACCGATCGCTTTATCGATCGACATCTGCACGAGTCCCTGACAATCGATCGACTCGCCTCGGAACTCGCGCTATCGGTCGGCTTTCTGGTCAGGGCGTTTCGACAAAGCCTCGGCATGACGCCGCATCGCTACATCATGGAGCGACGCCTCGCCCATGCGCGACGTTTGCTGACCGGTAACACGCCCATTGCCACCGTTGCCTTCGAATGCGGCTTCACCGATCAAGCGCACCTGACACGCATCATGCGGCAGACAATCGGCGTGACGCCATCGCGGTATCGCCAGACGTGCGGAAAACGCGGATCCTCAGGCAGTCCGCCAATTTGA
- a CDS encoding aspartate/glutamate racemase family protein has product MNAIQHSIPTARMDRTLGLLGGMSWESTAIYYRLLNEGMRQRRGGLHSAPLLLSSPDFAPIAAHQTADEWPVLAQQLGDAGAHLARAGAGALLLCSNTMHRLHAEIENRSGLPVLHIADATGEALQQQACRRPALLATRFTMEGAFYRDRLQSRFGIAPLVPDAESRELVHRIIYDELCQGIVRDESRLRYRQVIETLRMQGADSVILGCTEVTMLIGKADTVLPVFDTTALHVDAGIAWLMGVGV; this is encoded by the coding sequence ATGAATGCAATACAACATTCGATCCCGACGGCGCGCATGGATCGGACGCTGGGTTTGTTGGGCGGGATGAGTTGGGAAAGTACGGCGATCTACTATCGCCTCCTTAACGAAGGGATGCGGCAGCGGCGTGGGGGACTGCATTCGGCGCCGCTCCTCCTGTCGTCGCCAGATTTCGCGCCCATCGCGGCACATCAAACGGCCGACGAATGGCCGGTGCTAGCACAGCAACTAGGTGACGCCGGGGCGCACTTGGCGCGAGCAGGCGCCGGAGCATTGCTCCTATGCAGCAACACCATGCATCGCCTGCATGCGGAGATCGAAAACCGTAGCGGGCTGCCCGTTTTGCATATCGCCGATGCGACGGGGGAAGCGCTGCAGCAGCAAGCTTGTCGGCGCCCCGCCTTGCTGGCGACGCGGTTCACCATGGAAGGGGCCTTCTATCGCGACAGGCTGCAATCGCGCTTCGGTATCGCGCCATTAGTTCCGGATGCCGAGTCCCGCGAACTCGTTCACCGCATTATTTATGACGAACTATGCCAAGGCATTGTGCGCGACGAAAGCCGCCTTCGATATCGACAGGTGATCGAGACCTTGCGGATGCAAGGTGCCGATAGTGTCATCCTGGGCTGCACGGAGGTCACGATGTTGATCGGCAAGGCGGATACCGTGCTCCCCGTGTTCGATACGACCGCACTGCACGTCGATGCCGGTATTGCCTGGTTGATGGGTGTCGGCGTTTAA
- a CDS encoding cystathionine gamma-synthase family protein, which translates to MPTFENSDSTADNVHSDRRFGVEHGGIHKPIHTSVQYGFDRIEELIGVFQGTLKGGYSYARQGTPTSAALETKITRLEQGVGTISFATGMAAISAIFLTLLRAGDHVVSSRYVFGNTNSILDTIQGFGINVSKVDAGSVAAVEAALLPTTRIVFVETIANPGTQIPDLVAIGDLCRARGIVYVIDNTILSPALFQPRAVGASLVVQSLTKTIAGHGTALGGAVTDTGLFDWTQYPNIAATYRKGDPTLWGLQQIRKKGLRDMGGTLSPEQAHSISIGAETLNLRVQQTSATALALAEWLAAHPKISAVHYPGLPSHPHHAQAKQLFKAYSWLLSFELHDAAAMSDVLNRLQLPIKATGLGDTRTLIIPVAPTIFWEAGAEVRAQMGIADGLVRLSVGLESLDDLIADFAQALA; encoded by the coding sequence ATGCCGACCTTCGAAAACAGCGACTCAACAGCGGATAACGTGCATTCCGATCGCCGCTTTGGCGTTGAGCATGGCGGGATCCACAAGCCGATTCACACCTCGGTGCAGTACGGCTTCGACCGGATCGAGGAACTGATCGGCGTCTTCCAAGGGACGTTGAAGGGCGGCTATAGCTACGCACGTCAAGGTACGCCGACATCCGCAGCGCTGGAAACGAAGATTACGCGGCTCGAGCAAGGCGTCGGCACCATCTCGTTCGCGACCGGGATGGCCGCGATTTCGGCGATCTTTCTGACCTTGCTCCGCGCCGGCGATCACGTCGTCTCCAGCCGTTATGTGTTCGGCAACACGAACAGCATTCTCGATACGATTCAGGGCTTTGGCATCAATGTCAGCAAGGTCGATGCGGGATCCGTCGCCGCGGTCGAGGCGGCATTGCTGCCGACCACGCGAATCGTCTTCGTCGAGACGATCGCCAATCCCGGCACGCAAATCCCCGATCTCGTCGCGATCGGCGATCTGTGCCGCGCGCGCGGCATCGTCTACGTCATCGACAACACGATCCTGTCGCCGGCCTTGTTCCAGCCCCGCGCGGTGGGCGCGAGCCTGGTCGTTCAGTCGCTGACCAAGACCATCGCCGGTCACGGCACCGCGCTCGGTGGCGCGGTGACCGACACCGGGCTGTTCGACTGGACGCAATATCCCAACATTGCGGCAACGTATCGCAAAGGCGATCCCACGTTATGGGGGCTGCAACAGATCCGCAAGAAAGGGCTGCGCGATATGGGCGGCACGCTGTCCCCGGAGCAAGCGCACAGCATCAGCATCGGCGCCGAGACGCTGAATCTGCGCGTGCAACAGACGAGCGCAACGGCACTGGCCCTCGCCGAGTGGCTCGCGGCCCATCCGAAGATCAGCGCCGTGCATTACCCGGGCTTGCCGTCGCATCCGCACCACGCGCAGGCCAAGCAGCTGTTCAAGGCTTATTCCTGGCTGTTGAGCTTCGAGCTGCATGACGCGGCGGCGATGTCCGACGTCCTGAATCGCCTGCAGTTGCCGATCAAGGCGACGGGCCTTGGCGACACGCGCACGCTGATCATTCCTGTCGCGCCGACGATCTTCTGGGAAGCGGGTGCCGAAGTCCGCGCGCAGATGGGCATTGCGGACGGCCTGGTACGCCTGTCGGTCGGCCTGGAAAGCCTCGACGATCTCATCGCGGACTTTGCACAAGCGCTGGCCTGA